Proteins encoded within one genomic window of Deltaproteobacteria bacterium:
- a CDS encoding molybdenum cofactor guanylyltransferase, with translation MPVAMTAIILTGGKNVRMGSNKAFLKIGEERLIDRTIGILRDVFTEIILVTNTPLEYLDLGVAVVTDVIKGKSALGGIYTGLLHASCEYVFVTACDMPFIRRDFIMHMVRQADGSADVIVPRVPEGFQPLHAIYSRRCLPRIKRLIDQDRLKITGFYEQSRMTVIPGHVIDSFEGGPRMFFNVNTPEDLSAIPLPD, from the coding sequence ATGCCGGTTGCAATGACTGCAATTATTCTGACAGGCGGCAAAAATGTTCGAATGGGGTCGAACAAGGCCTTTCTGAAGATCGGTGAAGAACGACTTATCGACCGAACCATTGGAATACTCAGGGATGTTTTCACGGAGATCATACTGGTCACCAACACCCCCCTGGAGTATCTCGACCTGGGCGTCGCGGTCGTGACGGACGTGATAAAGGGGAAATCCGCCCTGGGGGGTATCTATACCGGTCTCCTGCATGCCTCCTGTGAGTATGTATTCGTCACGGCCTGTGATATGCCCTTCATACGGAGGGATTTCATCATGCACATGGTGCGGCAGGCCGACGGCTCGGCCGACGTGATCGTTCCCCGTGTTCCTGAAGGATTTCAACCCCTCCATGCCATCTATTCGCGGCGGTGCCTGCCCCGGATAAAGCGGCTCATTGACCAGGACCGCCTGAAGATCACCGGATTTTACGAACAATCCCGAATGACCGTTATTCCCGGGCACGTCATCGATTCCTTCGAGGGCGGGCCGCGGATGTTTTTCAATGTGAACACGCCGGAGGACCTGTCGGCAATACCCTTACCCGATTGA
- a CDS encoding iron-containing alcohol dehydrogenase: MQNFVFENPTKIIFGRGQIRKVGPETARYGKKVLLVYGGGSIKTNGIYDQVLDSLNGAGISVVEFSGVRSNPVLSHTREGIALAREENVDAVVAVGGGSVIDEAKTIAAGTKADHDVWDFFIGARVIKAALPVLTVLTLSASASEMNPAAVITNEEGAHKFSINSPFIRPKASILDPSALFTVSPAYTAYSAVDIITHMLEGYFNNEEPDSILQDRLVEGIMKTLMESTEAVLRDPEDYNGRAKMMWSATIGFNGLTVAGMGRVMLPAHMIEHSLSALYDIAHGAGLSIVLPAWMSHTVQAGPAKFARLAREVFGVTQPDDATAGRAGIDHLKNWFASIGSPVSLAEANIPATDIGNIAANAEELARVWRLNDYTREVIADILDICR, translated from the coding sequence ATGCAGAATTTCGTCTTTGAAAATCCGACAAAGATCATTTTCGGCAGGGGGCAGATCAGAAAGGTCGGTCCCGAGACGGCCCGGTATGGGAAGAAGGTGTTGCTTGTCTACGGGGGAGGCAGTATCAAGACAAACGGCATCTATGACCAGGTGCTGGACTCACTGAACGGAGCGGGGATCTCCGTTGTTGAATTTTCAGGTGTCAGGTCAAATCCGGTATTGTCCCATACCCGTGAAGGGATCGCTCTCGCCCGTGAGGAGAACGTTGACGCGGTGGTTGCCGTGGGCGGCGGGAGCGTGATCGACGAGGCGAAAACGATCGCGGCGGGAACGAAAGCCGATCATGACGTATGGGATTTCTTTATCGGCGCCCGGGTCATCAAGGCAGCCCTTCCCGTCCTGACGGTCCTCACCCTCTCGGCGAGCGCCTCGGAAATGAATCCGGCGGCCGTCATAACGAACGAAGAAGGCGCCCATAAATTCAGCATCAATTCACCGTTCATCAGGCCGAAGGCCTCCATCCTTGATCCATCGGCCCTTTTCACAGTAAGTCCCGCCTACACCGCTTACAGCGCCGTCGATATCATCACCCACATGCTCGAGGGATATTTCAACAACGAGGAACCGGACAGCATCCTTCAGGACCGGCTGGTGGAGGGCATCATGAAAACCCTCATGGAAAGCACCGAAGCGGTCCTCCGGGATCCCGAGGATTACAACGGACGGGCGAAAATGATGTGGTCCGCGACGATCGGGTTCAATGGGCTGACCGTTGCCGGCATGGGACGGGTCATGCTGCCGGCCCACATGATAGAGCATTCCCTGAGTGCCCTCTATGATATCGCGCACGGCGCCGGTCTTTCCATAGTTCTCCCGGCATGGATGAGCCACACTGTTCAGGCAGGGCCTGCCAAATTCGCCCGCCTGGCCCGTGAGGTTTTCGGGGTCACCCAGCCGGATGATGCGACGGCGGGCAGGGCGGGGATCGATCATTTGAAGAATTGGTTCGCTTCCATCGGCAGTCCCGTATCGCTGGCGGAGGCGAACATCCCGGCGACGGACATCGGGAACATAGCCGCCAACGCGGAAGAGCTCGCACGGGTATGGCGGCTGAACGATTATACACGGGAGGTGATCGCCGATATCCTTGACATCTGCAGGTAA
- a CDS encoding glycoside hydrolase family 3: protein MPGRVRLFMACLFFCAHLLALLLCTGVPSCRAADEACSATLKERIGQMIMVGFRGLAVDDETPVITDIRAGRVGGVILFDHDVPAGRPVRNIASPEQLRRLTGDLQKAAPIHLFIALDQEGGRVNRLKERFGFPPTVSQRFLGDRDDLELTGRYAERTAQTLAAVGVNVNFAPVVDLDVNPDNPVIGGLERSFSADPAFVTRHARTMIETFHRFGILSAVKHFPGHGSSRGDSHKGFVDVTATWSSLELIPFRTLVENGLCDMVMTAHIFNEKLDSRWPATLSTKVVGGILREDMQFQGVIVSDDLQMEAIRSFYETGVVIRRAIEAGCDILLFANNSIYEEDIAARAQRLIEEMVDRGEITPERIDRSFLRIQRLKERLGTAP from the coding sequence ATGCCGGGACGGGTACGGTTATTCATGGCCTGCCTTTTCTTCTGCGCCCATCTGCTTGCCCTTTTGCTGTGTACGGGTGTGCCGTCCTGCCGGGCCGCTGACGAGGCGTGCAGCGCGACATTGAAGGAGCGGATCGGCCAGATGATCATGGTCGGTTTCCGCGGGCTTGCCGTGGATGATGAAACTCCGGTCATCACCGACATACGGGCCGGTCGCGTGGGAGGCGTGATCCTTTTTGACCATGATGTCCCCGCGGGACGGCCCGTTAGAAACATCGCGTCACCGGAACAGCTCAGAAGATTGACCGGGGACCTTCAAAAGGCGGCGCCCATCCACCTGTTTATCGCCCTGGACCAGGAGGGAGGCAGGGTCAACCGCTTGAAGGAGAGGTTCGGGTTTCCCCCGACGGTTTCCCAGCGTTTTCTGGGGGACCGTGATGACCTGGAGCTGACCGGGCGGTACGCGGAACGAACGGCGCAGACCCTGGCTGCCGTGGGTGTGAACGTAAACTTCGCCCCCGTAGTGGACCTCGATGTCAATCCCGATAACCCGGTCATCGGCGGGCTGGAGCGGAGTTTTTCGGCAGACCCGGCCTTTGTGACCCGGCATGCCCGGACAATGATCGAGACCTTTCACCGCTTCGGTATTCTGTCGGCGGTCAAACATTTTCCGGGCCACGGCAGTTCACGGGGGGATTCGCACAAGGGTTTTGTCGATGTGACCGCCACATGGTCGTCCCTGGAACTGATCCCCTTCCGGACCCTCGTGGAAAACGGTCTCTGTGACATGGTCATGACGGCGCATATCTTCAATGAAAAACTGGACTCCCGGTGGCCCGCAACGCTCTCAACGAAGGTTGTCGGCGGGATCCTCCGTGAGGATATGCAATTTCAGGGGGTCATTGTCTCGGACGACCTGCAGATGGAGGCGATCAGGTCGTTTTATGAGACCGGTGTCGTAATTCGAAGGGCCATCGAGGCAGGCTGTGACATTCTTCTGTTCGCGAATAATTCGATCTATGAAGAGGATATCGCCGCACGCGCCCAGCGCCTGATAGAGGAAATGGTCGACCGTGGCGAGATCACGCCTGAACGGATCGATCGCTCGTTTCTGAGAATACAAAGGCTCAAGGAACGGCTGGGAACCGCCCCCTGA
- a CDS encoding hydroxymethylglutaryl-CoA reductase — protein MEIPALILKQLYAMGSLMNVDEGVRFGIKNPLADATLTGVSRVEINGKEVPLDRVVAKMNGTTIRATEVDEKNLIPFPLGQVIDVYAHIDSLEKDKQHSISIAFDTEPFGSLNLEVEDMISEETAERIAIPSDRARNYQPEIVRKRQEFIQEYSGVHLEHLDKYSFDPSLTQGNIENFTGVAQVPVGFAGPIRINGEHAQGDFIIPLATTEGTLVASYNRGMKVINLCGGIKTTISDDRMQRAPVFVFDSAREARTFAHWIDDAFDDIAKQAESTSSVARLINIQKFLASKFVYLRFNFTTGDAAGQNMVNHATFAACNWIVNHYQGIRHYYLEANFATDKKASQVNIMHTRGKRVTAEITIDREVLIQHMRVDPETLCRHSNIANVGAFMAGVNNNGLHSTNAITALFIATGQDVANVSECSAGMLYTEVTPEGDLYGSITIPSLIVATHGGGTGLPTQRECLEILGCHGKGKVRKFAEIVAAVVGAGELSLAAAISSLDWVWSHERYGRNR, from the coding sequence ATGGAAATACCAGCGCTGATTCTGAAGCAGCTGTACGCGATGGGGAGCCTTATGAACGTCGATGAGGGAGTCCGCTTCGGCATAAAGAACCCCCTCGCCGACGCCACCCTGACAGGCGTATCCCGCGTCGAGATCAACGGCAAGGAAGTGCCCCTCGACAGGGTCGTAGCCAAGATGAACGGCACAACCATCAGGGCCACCGAGGTTGATGAAAAGAACCTCATACCCTTTCCCCTCGGGCAGGTCATTGATGTCTATGCCCACATAGATTCACTCGAAAAGGACAAACAGCACAGTATCAGCATCGCCTTTGATACGGAGCCCTTCGGTTCGCTGAACCTGGAGGTCGAGGACATGATCTCGGAAGAAACGGCGGAACGGATCGCCATTCCCTCCGACCGGGCCCGCAATTATCAACCTGAAATAGTACGAAAACGGCAGGAGTTCATTCAGGAATATTCGGGCGTGCACCTGGAGCATCTCGACAAATACTCCTTTGATCCCTCTCTGACGCAAGGGAACATCGAGAATTTCACCGGCGTGGCACAGGTACCGGTGGGGTTTGCCGGTCCCATCCGCATTAACGGTGAGCATGCCCAGGGTGATTTTATCATCCCCCTGGCTACAACGGAGGGGACCCTGGTAGCATCGTACAACCGGGGCATGAAGGTGATCAACCTCTGCGGTGGTATCAAAACGACCATATCCGATGATCGCATGCAACGGGCACCGGTCTTTGTCTTCGATTCAGCCAGGGAAGCCCGCACATTCGCCCACTGGATCGATGACGCCTTTGACGACATCGCGAAGCAGGCCGAGTCGACCTCATCGGTCGCCCGGCTCATCAATATCCAGAAATTCCTGGCCAGCAAGTTCGTGTACCTCCGGTTCAACTTCACCACCGGGGACGCCGCCGGCCAGAACATGGTCAACCATGCGACCTTCGCCGCCTGTAACTGGATCGTCAATCACTATCAGGGGATCCGTCACTACTATCTCGAAGCGAATTTTGCCACCGACAAAAAGGCTTCCCAGGTAAATATCATGCACACCCGCGGCAAACGGGTGACGGCGGAGATCACCATCGACCGGGAGGTGCTCATCCAGCATATGCGGGTCGACCCGGAAACGCTCTGCCGTCACAGCAATATCGCCAACGTGGGTGCCTTCATGGCCGGCGTCAACAACAACGGCCTCCATTCGACGAACGCCATCACGGCCCTCTTTATCGCCACGGGCCAGGATGTGGCGAATGTATCGGAATGTTCCGCCGGCATGCTTTACACGGAGGTGACCCCCGAGGGAGATCTCTATGGTTCGATCACGATCCCTTCGCTTATCGTCGCCACCCACGGAGGCGGAACGGGGCTACCCACACAGCGGGAATGTCTCGAGATCCTGGGATGCCATGGAAAGGGAAAGGTGAGAAAGTTCGCGGAGATCGTTGCCGCCGTGGTAGGAGCCGGCGAGTTGTCCCTGGCAGCGGCCATATCCTCCCTTGACTGGGTATGGAGCCACGAGCGGTACGGCCGAAATCGATAA
- a CDS encoding DUF2156 domain-containing protein, with protein MSGSFSLEERLQYLREYGCHCMSYSALQPGMHYFDVPGKGYLSYMYRWGTRAVLADPICHEADRLDILRAFISESPNCGFVQVSQPVAEMIHEHFNFYATQFGIESVVDLRTWNLKGKKKQILRTAANQALKQGVTVTEGYDETRDYELSRQWLQTRKVSRKEIIFLIRPMSMDYNVGTRKFYAYRGEELLGFIYFDPVYRGNRLIGYVPNISRFDQAFRQGIFYTIMVHAMDVFKEEGIEELHLGLAPLVTGDDDRPYEAWLVKKIIRFLYEYGNGIYNFKGIYFTKSRFNGVDSPTFCCHKSSVPLKKFLTVFKISNVF; from the coding sequence ATGAGTGGCTCCTTCAGCCTTGAAGAACGGCTTCAATATCTCAGAGAATACGGCTGCCACTGCATGTCATATTCCGCCCTCCAGCCGGGGATGCATTACTTCGATGTACCCGGCAAGGGATATCTGTCGTATATGTACCGCTGGGGCACTCGAGCCGTGCTGGCTGATCCGATCTGTCATGAGGCGGATCGCCTGGACATCCTTCGTGCTTTCATCAGCGAAAGCCCCAATTGCGGTTTTGTCCAGGTCTCACAGCCCGTGGCGGAGATGATCCATGAACATTTCAATTTCTACGCCACACAGTTCGGCATTGAATCGGTGGTCGATCTGAGAACGTGGAACCTGAAAGGCAAGAAAAAACAGATCCTCAGAACCGCGGCCAATCAGGCATTAAAACAGGGGGTTACCGTCACCGAAGGGTATGATGAAACACGTGATTACGAACTGTCACGACAGTGGCTGCAAACCAGGAAAGTGAGCAGAAAAGAGATCATTTTCCTGATCCGGCCCATGAGCATGGACTATAACGTGGGCACCCGGAAATTTTACGCTTACCGGGGAGAGGAGCTTCTGGGTTTCATCTACTTCGATCCCGTTTATAGGGGGAACCGTCTTATCGGGTACGTTCCCAACATTTCACGGTTCGACCAGGCGTTCAGGCAGGGAATATTCTACACCATCATGGTTCACGCCATGGATGTTTTCAAGGAAGAGGGCATCGAAGAACTGCACCTCGGCCTCGCGCCCCTCGTCACCGGCGATGATGACAGGCCCTACGAAGCATGGCTTGTAAAAAAGATCATCCGTTTCCTCTATGAATACGGGAACGGTATTTATAACTTCAAGGGTATCTATTTTACAAAATCCCGTTTCAACGGGGTCGATTCACCGACCTTCTGCTGTCATAAGTCATCGGTACCCTTGAAGAAGTTTCTGACTGTGTTCAAGATTTCCAATGTCTTTTAG
- a CDS encoding AzlC family ABC transporter permease yields the protein MNDTWKRAIRDGVLGAWPICLGYLAIGLAFGIIAQKAGLNCLEIALMSLLVYAGSAQFIAVSMLGAGAGILPIVATTFTVNLRHVLMSSSLAIHLRNIGPGWLSLFSYGITDESFALNIARFRDGGWDWRRALVLNHTSNLTWVLFTVLGGYTGHFIPSGAFGIDYALIAMFICLLILQIRGLIYVIVALAAGVCAVILSLLFEGNAYIVIASIAAASLGVILKGTSLFREKEVGS from the coding sequence ATGAATGATACCTGGAAGAGAGCGATCCGCGACGGCGTTCTCGGCGCCTGGCCGATCTGCCTCGGATACCTGGCCATCGGCCTCGCCTTCGGGATAATCGCCCAGAAGGCGGGGTTGAACTGCCTGGAGATCGCTTTGATGTCACTCCTGGTATATGCGGGAAGCGCCCAGTTCATCGCCGTTTCCATGCTCGGCGCGGGGGCCGGTATTCTTCCCATCGTGGCAACCACTTTTACCGTCAATCTGCGCCATGTGCTCATGAGTTCCTCCCTCGCCATTCATCTCAGGAATATCGGGCCCGGTTGGCTTTCCCTTTTCTCCTACGGTATCACCGATGAGAGTTTCGCTCTGAACATCGCCAGATTCAGGGACGGCGGCTGGGACTGGCGGCGGGCCCTGGTCCTGAACCATACGTCGAACCTGACCTGGGTCCTCTTCACGGTCCTGGGCGGCTACACGGGCCACTTCATTCCGTCCGGAGCCTTCGGAATCGATTACGCCCTGATCGCCATGTTCATCTGCCTTCTCATCTTGCAGATCAGAGGGCTCATATACGTAATCGTCGCTCTTGCAGCAGGGGTCTGCGCCGTCATACTTTCCCTCCTGTTCGAGGGGAATGCCTACATCGTAATCGCCTCGATCGCGGCCGCCTCGCTGGGTGTTATCCTCAAAGGAACTTCACTGTTCAGGGAAAAAGAGGTGGGGTCATGA
- a CDS encoding AzlD domain-containing protein: MIERDYILVVLGMGVVTYVPRLVPLLFLSRRALPRWFTEWLEYIPAAILSALILPLLLTTGVPRHLDVTTPELLVAIPTFLVALKTRSLAGTVLAGMFLYWLAGQFL, translated from the coding sequence ATGATCGAGCGCGATTACATCCTTGTGGTCCTCGGCATGGGGGTCGTTACCTATGTGCCCCGGTTGGTTCCTCTCCTTTTTCTCTCCCGCCGGGCACTTCCACGGTGGTTCACGGAATGGCTCGAATACATCCCGGCCGCCATTCTGAGCGCCCTGATCCTGCCCCTGCTCCTGACGACCGGAGTTCCCCGGCACCTTGACGTGACGACACCGGAGCTGCTCGTCGCTATTCCGACGTTTCTGGTGGCATTGAAAACACGCTCACTGGCGGGGACGGTCCTCGCGGGGATGTTTCTCTACTGGCTTGCCGGTCAATTCCTGTAG
- a CDS encoding DMT family transporter, with the protein MMVYVKLLFTALFWGGTFIAGRIVAQDVNPFSAAFLRFTIASFFLVIATRHIEGSLPRLKRHQVLPVLLLGMSGVFAYNVFFFSGLQIITASRASLIIASNPIFIALFAALFFGERLGTTSVLGILLCVSGAVIVITRGAPLTILQGGLGTGELLILGCVASWVLYSLIGKAAMRDISPMAAVTYSCLIGAVALFLPACTEGLIRDITTYSTTDWLGIAYLGLFGTVIGFSWYYQGIKKIGASRAAVFINFVPVSAIILAALILQERLDWSLTAGAVLVIGGAYLTNRRRGEDGTPCPGNEAAGTRRHGLPGTPKQE; encoded by the coding sequence ATGATGGTATATGTAAAACTCCTTTTCACGGCCCTGTTCTGGGGCGGAACCTTCATTGCGGGTCGGATCGTGGCGCAGGACGTGAACCCTTTCAGCGCGGCATTTCTTCGTTTCACCATTGCCTCCTTTTTTCTTGTCATCGCGACCCGGCACATCGAGGGATCGCTGCCGCGGCTGAAGCGGCACCAGGTTCTGCCGGTTCTCCTGCTGGGAATGTCGGGGGTCTTCGCCTACAATGTCTTTTTCTTTTCCGGCTTACAGATCATCACGGCAAGCCGGGCCTCTCTTATCATTGCTTCAAATCCCATTTTCATCGCCCTTTTCGCGGCCCTGTTCTTCGGAGAACGCCTGGGGACGACATCCGTCCTCGGCATCCTCCTCTGTGTCTCGGGGGCGGTCATAGTCATAACCAGGGGCGCTCCGCTCACGATCCTGCAGGGCGGCCTCGGAACAGGAGAGCTTCTGATCCTCGGGTGCGTGGCAAGCTGGGTGCTTTACTCTCTCATCGGAAAGGCCGCCATGAGAGACATCTCACCGATGGCGGCGGTGACCTATTCATGCCTCATTGGCGCCGTTGCACTATTCCTTCCGGCCTGCACTGAAGGATTGATCCGGGACATCACGACCTACTCGACGACCGACTGGCTCGGCATCGCCTACCTGGGGTTGTTCGGCACCGTCATCGGCTTTTCCTGGTATTATCAGGGTATCAAGAAGATCGGGGCGTCCCGGGCCGCCGTATTCATTAATTTCGTTCCCGTCAGCGCCATCATCCTCGCCGCTCTCATCCTGCAGGAACGGCTCGACTGGTCCCTTACCGCCGGCGCGGTCCTCGTCATCGGGGGCGCCTACCTGACCAACAGGCGGCGCGGGGAAGATGGCACGCCCTGCCCCGGAAATGAGGCCGCCGGAACACGCCGGCATGGGCTTCCCGGCACGCCAAAGCAGGAATAG
- a CDS encoding class I SAM-dependent methyltransferase, whose product MKDKYSIIGPLYDFLAMVYSANQIDHCKTAMHDRIRPDNSVLFAGVGHGIDALAAAERGAKVTVVDLSDTMLKKFNRKMKDREFRHPIRQVHQDILKFSELNQYDMVFANFFLNVFPEEKMVEILSHLVELAKRRGFVIVGDFSLPEGGPVRRVFQVIYWRIADLVFWMTAGNALHPVYDYAFHMKQLGLKIKTVRYFRFLFDNRYYSILGQKK is encoded by the coding sequence ATGAAGGATAAATATTCCATTATCGGGCCTCTCTATGATTTCCTGGCGATGGTGTACAGCGCGAACCAGATCGACCACTGCAAAACGGCCATGCATGACCGGATCCGGCCGGACAACTCGGTCCTTTTCGCCGGGGTGGGCCACGGTATTGATGCCCTCGCGGCGGCGGAGCGGGGGGCAAAGGTGACCGTCGTCGACCTTTCCGATACGATGCTGAAGAAATTCAACAGAAAGATGAAGGACAGGGAATTCAGGCACCCGATACGCCAGGTTCATCAGGATATATTGAAATTCAGCGAGTTGAACCAGTACGACATGGTATTCGCGAATTTCTTCCTCAATGTCTTCCCCGAAGAGAAAATGGTTGAAATCCTGTCCCACCTTGTGGAACTGGCCAAGCGCAGGGGCTTTGTCATTGTGGGAGATTTTTCCCTTCCCGAAGGAGGTCCGGTCAGGCGGGTATTCCAGGTCATATACTGGCGCATCGCCGATCTGGTATTCTGGATGACGGCCGGCAATGCTCTCCATCCCGTCTATGATTATGCGTTCCACATGAAGCAACTGGGGTTGAAAATAAAGACCGTCCGGTATTTCAGGTTTCTCTTCGACAACCGGTACTATTCCATTCTGGGGCAGAAAAAGTAG
- a CDS encoding OFA family MFS transporter, which translates to MAEQKVMNRWYVVIGAILIQLCLGAIYAWSVFTPKLTLQGGMYNFSASQAAWVFSVGLLVFAVVMIISGRIIGQMGPRKLATLGGIVLGVGYMLGGLFGSTFPAQLIFIGIIGGAGIGLAYVVPIAVGVKWFPDKKGMVTGLAVAGFGFGATIWVKSAGSWFDLLNRLDFFGLGGVQSVFFLYGIIFLIAVVLGSIVMVDPPAGYCPEGWTPPVNNAGAKGASASGLVDFVPGEMLKTPQFYMTWVTFLFSAIAGLMVIYCIKLFGIDKLSAGGIETATASAIAGTAMAWYAIFNGLGRIVWGTVSDKIGRKMAIFLMCLFQGIIMLLFYKMGGAGVTLIIGACIIGFNFGGNFALFPAVTADYFGNKNVGLNYGYVFVSYGIAGVIGPQVAGFFKDAAKGGSDPSIWITPFIIAGVACLLGAVITLVSRPPKKA; encoded by the coding sequence ATGGCGGAACAGAAAGTAATGAATCGATGGTATGTGGTCATCGGAGCGATCCTGATCCAGCTCTGTCTCGGAGCCATTTATGCGTGGTCCGTGTTCACCCCGAAGCTGACACTCCAGGGAGGGATGTATAATTTCAGCGCCAGCCAGGCGGCCTGGGTGTTTTCCGTGGGTCTCCTTGTCTTTGCCGTGGTGATGATCATATCAGGACGGATCATCGGGCAGATGGGGCCGAGAAAGCTCGCGACCCTCGGTGGTATCGTCCTTGGTGTAGGATACATGCTCGGCGGGCTCTTCGGCAGCACTTTCCCGGCCCAGTTGATCTTTATCGGCATTATCGGCGGTGCCGGCATCGGCCTTGCCTACGTGGTACCCATTGCCGTGGGTGTCAAGTGGTTCCCCGACAAGAAGGGTATGGTCACCGGCCTGGCAGTCGCTGGTTTCGGTTTCGGCGCCACCATCTGGGTCAAATCGGCCGGCTCCTGGTTCGATCTTCTGAACAGGCTCGATTTCTTCGGCCTGGGGGGAGTACAGAGCGTTTTTTTCCTCTACGGCATCATTTTCCTCATCGCCGTTGTTCTTGGCAGCATCGTCATGGTCGATCCACCGGCGGGATATTGTCCTGAGGGCTGGACCCCGCCCGTGAACAATGCGGGCGCGAAAGGAGCTTCCGCGTCGGGTCTCGTCGATTTTGTTCCCGGAGAAATGCTGAAAACCCCCCAGTTTTACATGACCTGGGTAACCTTTCTCTTTTCGGCGATAGCAGGCCTGATGGTCATATACTGCATCAAGCTTTTCGGTATTGACAAGCTCTCAGCCGGCGGCATTGAGACGGCGACCGCATCAGCCATCGCCGGCACGGCAATGGCATGGTACGCCATATTCAATGGTCTCGGCCGGATCGTCTGGGGGACCGTTTCCGATAAGATCGGTCGAAAAATGGCCATATTCCTCATGTGCCTTTTCCAGGGGATCATTATGCTGCTCTTTTACAAGATGGGCGGTGCCGGTGTGACCCTCATCATCGGGGCCTGCATCATCGGGTTCAACTTCGGCGGCAACTTCGCCCTTTTCCCGGCGGTCACCGCGGACTACTTCGGCAATAAGAACGTGGGGCTGAATTACGGATATGTCTTCGTTTCCTATGGTATCGCCGGCGTGATCGGTCCTCAGGTCGCGGGGTTCTTCAAGGACGCCGCCAAGGGCGGCAGTGATCCTTCCATCTGGATCACCCCCTTTATCATAGCCGGTGTCGCCTGCCTGCTGGGTGCGGTCATCACTCTGGTTTCACGGCCGCCGAAAAAGGCCTGA